From a region of the Spelaeicoccus albus genome:
- a CDS encoding DUF4011 domain-containing protein, with translation MDEEVSAATVPAIDVSVDALDSVSYALVANRLPALRAIKITNNSGSALSDVSIDVTIRAAGTNLVDKWHYDVGVEIAPNDSFILDTREIVDLDIDTEFLSNLTESIRGRFGVALNCRWHEEVRSTESFTLLAANEWYAAPELRETLISFVQPNTNTVISLLQDASSILNATTGSGALEGYQSGPRRAMEIGSAIYAAINKKGINYLELPASFEETGQRVRTPAEVMQTGFGNCVDLSLLYCSALEHAGLEPFIWLTNSHAMSGFYIEPMAVATRQPVLDDHSIARNLVDSERAVAVESTALATSDCRFVGAISAGKEKTTSHAFQALLDIRALRRIGIRPLPSPDDVAVQPTVDTGKSSNKTFTMSETLSLPDVTPPANEDANELARRQDNSPLRIQRWKKSLLDLSLRNPLLNLPRTSRVLRLHMPSGSLAELEDLVFQGKAFSILPDDDLTQFQHARGVQSVTELGPDELARDLTDEKVLYASVSSAAYRKRLKDFQRAARSMLQETGSNYLYLCLGSLVHPGSSRAAEAPLFILPIRVTGGVGNGPYKFDVDGDQLAVPNLCLVEWLKVKHHLAVPALENPPRDESGIDIDEALKQIRRGIADANLSYHVNDSASLAMLSFSTFQMWRDLEENWQLLSKNSVVRHLVESPGAEYLDPVVDSDMAASVPREEDLQLPIPADGSQIEAVGMAMLGQSFVLEGPPGTGKSQTITNMISALLASGKRVLFVAEKQAALEVVKKRLDKIGLGPFALDIHGRDQSINAVRSQIKDAMEIPATRDASTIQRLGRDLSSSIGELKTYPEAIHSANASGQSLWSAYEQSLILRDGPAFKLPTTVLNLSVDAQRDVERALTEFATNASRAIHTGGDTARGLTSCAWSLSTVADFEKLDANVLRDRLDAIERSMAAFSSLPEPLRVFASQRKPDGLVEDAEILSKLARTKSLRREALSLAANPRVVSDIRSLLQQQGRFLMQHRELFTLVRPEILRAKTLRGWLEDAKAGEAKTFGRKKRRNILAQEVAGYAHPGRTIAPDTILEFLSKLNVAQNDALLLFQRSKKVGIDSILPGWLPESEQAYEGLSQQLESLVSALELRREYAEHWTLLETPAGSDNPLAHIAPEIHDFTETFRDTAAAWSSFRQTLGVTNESLERWIRGSTGRTWAEAWQGSSTTWRSDNEFFRGLAAWTRVAAALGTIESYELGELAHQLVDGGIEFRDVTSAYDRGFYQAAINERRTAAGLDWFDGRVRDQKTDRYLNASTDIQDELPTALPTLVSRHRGFTSVPPRSPQATLKKELDRKRGGLSIRQLFDRYSEVILGLTPCVLMSPASVANFVAPRDEPIFDVTIFDEASQVRVSQAVGSIGRARSCIIVGDSKQMPPSSIMQASGRSVEESDLNVDPTSESAMVPEDMESILSEAVESQLPQQWLSWHYRSQHEGLIAFSNNAYYENHLATIPSPATVDESVEFRRINGTFGRGKDRTNPAEAEAIVDEVERRIHSPESSSDSIGVVTFNTQQRDRILDLLENHADPVIRQMMAEESTAIFVKNLENVQGDERDVILFSVAFSKDPATGKVPLQFGPLNTDGGERRLNVAITRAKKQVVIFCSFDPENLELGSSRSQGLNDLKRYLVAARDHAYRPVSSNVTQTRNAQGVANEIACHLRERGFDTELAYGLSRFKVDVVVREANSSEEPIPWRTAVILDGHGWARQPTVADREGSPELLLSPMNWGAVKRVWLPEWIANKDAVVEDIASRVDAAVESAAQEARDRTERERQKADLLEGRRREAEVLDVLDQINNSTVDNDQDKGVAEEVTSADEPEEVEGATGAEQRVTEHSLQTDRDAGGVREVAETPKHHDNLRTPFISAAERYQTLVGEKEELDQLRRNRLVRSKMQDVLRELVEFEGPIEVERLLLLAHRRFGMMKVVGTRREVARGLIDPSAFYSEDGHKFAWPSRLDPNEWFGYRFVTSSTDRTIHEVAPEEIANAMRSALMNGSAMSSEELMREAYTSLGYKRMGGHARETLLTALRLGVSTDRFVVVEGKYRL, from the coding sequence ATGGACGAAGAAGTCTCTGCAGCGACGGTTCCCGCAATCGACGTGTCTGTTGACGCGCTGGATTCGGTCAGCTACGCCTTGGTCGCGAATCGGCTACCTGCGCTCAGGGCAATCAAAATCACCAACAACAGCGGTTCCGCGCTATCCGACGTGTCGATTGATGTCACTATTCGGGCTGCGGGAACCAATCTTGTCGACAAATGGCACTACGACGTCGGCGTAGAAATCGCACCGAATGATTCGTTCATTCTGGACACGCGTGAGATCGTCGATCTCGATATCGACACAGAGTTTTTATCAAATCTGACAGAGAGCATAAGGGGCCGATTTGGTGTCGCACTCAACTGTCGTTGGCACGAAGAAGTGCGATCAACAGAGTCGTTTACTTTGCTTGCAGCAAACGAGTGGTACGCCGCCCCGGAATTGCGCGAAACCCTGATCAGCTTCGTTCAGCCAAACACCAACACCGTCATATCCCTGCTACAAGACGCATCGTCAATACTGAATGCGACGACCGGCTCTGGGGCACTCGAGGGGTATCAGAGCGGTCCCCGGCGAGCTATGGAAATTGGTTCAGCCATCTATGCCGCGATAAACAAGAAGGGCATTAACTACTTAGAGCTTCCGGCGTCATTCGAGGAGACAGGGCAGCGAGTCAGAACTCCGGCTGAGGTCATGCAGACTGGCTTTGGAAACTGTGTTGATCTATCGCTCCTATATTGTTCGGCACTCGAACACGCAGGACTTGAACCGTTCATTTGGCTCACTAACTCGCATGCAATGTCAGGTTTTTACATCGAGCCAATGGCAGTTGCCACCCGGCAACCGGTGTTAGATGACCACAGTATTGCGCGGAATCTCGTCGATAGCGAACGCGCCGTTGCGGTAGAAAGTACCGCATTGGCGACGTCTGACTGCAGGTTTGTGGGAGCCATCAGTGCTGGCAAGGAGAAGACGACAAGCCACGCGTTCCAAGCTCTTCTTGATATTAGAGCTCTACGCCGTATAGGGATCCGTCCGCTGCCAAGCCCGGACGACGTCGCAGTTCAGCCCACCGTCGACACCGGTAAATCATCAAACAAGACCTTTACAATGAGTGAGACGCTGAGCCTTCCGGACGTCACACCCCCTGCAAATGAGGATGCCAATGAGCTTGCAAGGCGGCAGGACAATTCACCGCTTCGGATTCAGCGATGGAAAAAGTCGCTACTCGACCTGAGCCTTCGAAACCCACTACTGAATTTGCCGCGCACGTCACGCGTGCTGCGGCTGCACATGCCATCCGGATCACTTGCCGAGCTCGAAGACCTAGTCTTTCAAGGAAAAGCGTTTTCAATCCTTCCGGACGACGACCTTACGCAATTCCAGCATGCTCGAGGCGTCCAATCCGTGACCGAGCTTGGCCCGGACGAACTTGCGCGCGATCTGACCGATGAGAAGGTTCTCTATGCGAGTGTCTCGTCGGCCGCGTATCGAAAGCGTCTCAAAGACTTTCAACGTGCAGCAAGATCGATGCTCCAGGAGACTGGCAGCAATTACCTCTATCTGTGCCTCGGCAGTCTTGTGCACCCCGGTTCAAGTCGCGCTGCGGAGGCACCGCTATTCATCCTGCCGATTCGTGTAACCGGTGGTGTTGGCAATGGGCCGTACAAATTCGATGTCGACGGTGACCAACTTGCGGTGCCTAACCTTTGCCTGGTCGAGTGGTTAAAAGTCAAGCATCACCTCGCCGTTCCCGCATTGGAGAACCCTCCGCGTGATGAATCTGGCATTGATATTGACGAAGCGTTGAAACAAATTCGACGTGGGATCGCTGATGCCAACTTGAGCTACCACGTCAACGACAGTGCGAGTCTCGCAATGCTTTCGTTTAGCACATTTCAAATGTGGCGAGATCTCGAAGAAAATTGGCAGTTGCTGTCGAAAAATTCCGTTGTCCGACATCTGGTCGAATCGCCGGGGGCAGAATATTTAGATCCGGTGGTTGACTCTGATATGGCGGCTTCTGTGCCGAGGGAAGAGGACTTGCAACTACCTATTCCTGCCGACGGTTCGCAGATTGAGGCCGTAGGGATGGCCATGCTGGGACAGTCGTTCGTACTAGAAGGTCCTCCAGGTACTGGCAAGTCCCAGACGATTACCAATATGATCTCCGCCTTGTTGGCTAGCGGTAAGCGCGTACTCTTCGTGGCCGAGAAGCAGGCCGCACTCGAGGTTGTCAAGAAGAGACTCGATAAAATCGGTCTCGGACCATTTGCTCTCGACATTCACGGCCGCGATCAGTCGATAAACGCGGTACGCAGTCAAATCAAAGACGCAATGGAAATTCCGGCAACGCGTGATGCATCGACAATTCAGCGACTCGGGCGAGATCTTTCGTCGAGCATCGGAGAGCTTAAAACTTACCCGGAGGCCATTCACTCTGCGAACGCAAGTGGGCAGTCGCTCTGGTCTGCGTATGAGCAGAGTCTAATTCTTAGGGACGGGCCGGCCTTTAAGCTGCCAACAACTGTGCTGAACTTGTCCGTAGATGCGCAGCGTGACGTTGAACGAGCGCTTACGGAATTTGCAACGAATGCTTCACGGGCCATCCATACCGGTGGCGATACAGCCAGAGGCCTTACAAGTTGTGCATGGAGCCTGAGCACAGTCGCCGACTTTGAAAAGTTGGACGCGAACGTCCTGAGAGACCGATTAGACGCTATCGAGCGAAGTATGGCGGCTTTCTCAAGCCTCCCCGAGCCGCTCCGTGTCTTCGCTTCGCAGCGTAAGCCCGACGGGTTGGTCGAGGATGCAGAAATACTAAGTAAGCTGGCGCGCACGAAATCGCTTCGCCGTGAGGCGTTATCGCTGGCCGCGAATCCGCGCGTTGTCTCCGATATTCGTTCGCTCCTCCAGCAACAGGGTCGCTTTTTGATGCAGCACCGCGAACTATTTACTCTCGTTCGGCCGGAAATTTTACGAGCGAAAACGCTTCGCGGTTGGCTTGAAGACGCTAAGGCCGGCGAGGCCAAGACTTTCGGACGCAAAAAGCGGCGAAACATCTTGGCTCAGGAAGTTGCAGGATATGCACATCCCGGACGGACAATCGCCCCCGACACGATCCTAGAATTTTTGAGCAAGCTCAACGTCGCGCAGAACGATGCGTTGCTATTGTTTCAACGATCTAAGAAGGTCGGAATCGACTCTATCCTTCCGGGGTGGCTTCCGGAGTCCGAACAGGCCTATGAAGGTCTGTCGCAGCAATTGGAAAGTCTCGTCTCTGCCCTCGAGCTTCGTCGGGAATACGCAGAGCACTGGACGTTGCTGGAGACGCCGGCTGGCAGTGATAATCCGCTCGCGCACATCGCGCCCGAAATCCACGACTTTACCGAGACATTCCGGGATACGGCAGCCGCCTGGAGTTCGTTCAGACAAACTCTTGGGGTAACGAACGAGTCATTGGAACGCTGGATCCGCGGATCGACTGGGCGAACTTGGGCAGAGGCATGGCAAGGCTCCAGCACCACGTGGCGCTCGGATAACGAGTTTTTCCGCGGGCTCGCAGCATGGACACGAGTGGCAGCAGCGCTCGGAACTATCGAATCTTACGAGTTAGGTGAATTAGCGCATCAACTCGTTGACGGAGGTATCGAATTCCGCGATGTCACATCAGCCTACGACCGCGGCTTTTATCAGGCGGCCATCAACGAGCGGCGAACCGCAGCCGGCCTGGATTGGTTTGACGGGCGGGTCCGGGACCAAAAGACCGATCGGTATTTGAATGCATCAACGGACATTCAAGACGAGCTGCCAACCGCGTTACCCACTTTGGTGTCACGGCATCGTGGGTTCACATCAGTACCGCCGCGCTCGCCGCAAGCCACATTAAAGAAGGAACTCGACCGGAAACGTGGTGGTCTGAGCATTCGGCAATTGTTTGACCGGTATTCTGAAGTGATTTTGGGGCTGACACCGTGTGTTCTGATGTCACCGGCGTCAGTGGCAAACTTCGTTGCTCCTCGAGACGAGCCGATATTCGACGTCACTATCTTCGATGAAGCGTCGCAAGTCAGAGTTTCTCAAGCCGTCGGCTCGATTGGACGAGCGCGATCATGCATTATCGTTGGCGATTCCAAGCAGATGCCTCCTTCATCGATCATGCAGGCAAGCGGGCGGTCGGTTGAAGAGTCCGACCTGAACGTCGATCCCACTTCCGAGAGCGCCATGGTCCCGGAAGATATGGAGAGCATTCTCAGCGAAGCGGTCGAGTCTCAGCTACCGCAGCAGTGGCTGTCTTGGCATTACCGAAGCCAACATGAAGGCTTAATTGCCTTTTCGAACAACGCATACTATGAAAACCATCTTGCGACTATTCCGTCGCCTGCAACCGTCGATGAGAGTGTTGAATTTCGACGAATTAACGGGACGTTTGGTCGCGGAAAGGATCGCACGAACCCAGCAGAAGCTGAAGCTATCGTCGATGAAGTCGAGCGACGGATCCACTCTCCGGAATCTTCTAGCGACAGTATTGGTGTCGTTACATTCAATACGCAGCAACGCGACCGCATACTTGACCTGTTGGAAAACCACGCTGACCCCGTCATCCGCCAAATGATGGCCGAGGAATCGACCGCAATATTCGTCAAAAACCTCGAGAATGTTCAAGGCGACGAGCGTGACGTTATTTTGTTCTCCGTCGCATTCTCAAAGGACCCGGCAACCGGAAAGGTACCGCTCCAATTTGGGCCACTTAACACAGACGGAGGGGAACGGCGCCTTAATGTCGCGATTACGCGAGCAAAGAAGCAGGTCGTCATATTTTGTTCGTTCGACCCGGAAAATTTGGAGCTGGGGTCGTCACGTTCTCAAGGACTGAACGATCTCAAACGGTACCTGGTGGCCGCTCGAGACCATGCGTATCGGCCCGTTAGCTCAAACGTAACCCAAACTCGGAATGCCCAAGGCGTAGCCAATGAGATTGCTTGTCACCTCAGAGAACGCGGCTTCGACACTGAGCTGGCGTATGGGCTGTCACGCTTCAAAGTTGACGTGGTCGTCCGCGAGGCCAATTCAAGTGAGGAACCAATCCCATGGAGGACCGCCGTAATTCTTGACGGCCACGGCTGGGCACGACAGCCCACTGTCGCGGATCGCGAGGGGTCGCCCGAGTTATTACTCAGCCCGATGAATTGGGGCGCCGTCAAGAGAGTTTGGTTACCCGAATGGATAGCCAATAAGGACGCTGTAGTTGAAGATATTGCCTCTCGTGTCGATGCAGCCGTGGAGAGCGCCGCCCAGGAGGCACGAGACCGTACCGAACGCGAGCGACAGAAAGCGGATTTACTCGAGGGTCGTCGACGTGAGGCCGAGGTACTGGATGTACTGGACCAGATTAATAACTCAACGGTCGATAACGACCAGGACAAAGGCGTTGCTGAGGAAGTCACATCGGCCGACGAGCCAGAAGAGGTCGAGGGAGCGACCGGTGCTGAGCAACGCGTGACCGAGCACTCACTGCAAACCGATCGCGACGCGGGCGGCGTGAGAGAGGTTGCGGAAACTCCCAAACATCACGACAATTTGCGCACTCCATTCATCAGTGCCGCAGAACGCTACCAAACCCTTGTTGGTGAAAAAGAGGAACTTGACCAACTGCGCCGAAACAGGCTGGTCCGGTCGAAGATGCAGGATGTTCTGCGGGAGTTGGTGGAATTCGAAGGACCGATTGAAGTTGAACGATTGCTGCTACTGGCGCATCGGCGTTTCGGCATGATGAAAGTTGTTGGGACGCGACGAGAAGTTGCGCGCGGGCTAATTGACCCGTCTGCGTTTTACTCGGAAGACGGTCACAAGTTTGCTTGGCCCTCCCGTCTTGATCCAAACGAGTGGTTTGGTTATAGATTCGTGACGAGCAGCACCGACAGGACCATTCATGAGGTCGCGCCGGAAGAGATCGCCAACGCAATGCGCTCCGCACTTATGAATGGCTCCGCGATGAGCAGCGAAGAGCTGATGCGTGAAGCTTATACTTCGCTCGGTTACAAGCGTATGGGCGGACACGCCAGGGAGACGCTTCTCACAGCGCTTCGATTGGGGGTGAGCACCGACCGATTCGTGGTTGTCGAGGGCAAATATCGGCTCTAA
- a CDS encoding restriction endonuclease, whose translation MTSWMIRAGSAGEREDWALETGCSGAGFGEVAPLYDADRRDDVVDAVNAVYSDSGDGAVRNFAAQLWALRGRMAVGDLVVMPLKRTPSIALGIITSDYEYLADEPDIQRRHVRRIDWKVTDLGRARVKQDLLYSLGAFSTICQIKRNDAEFRLRTCIERGVDPGARNSSVAAQAAAAPPAEVTIGQEEADDSEANIPVDLARVAADSIASRVIEVFAGHKMESLVAEILRANDYVCMEHGAGTDDGIDLVAGKGLLGLEAPRIIVQVKSQASSVDSPTVQQLHGALKMHDADQGLLVAWGGLTKAARKLVDSHRFAVRVWEADDVVNLIERHYLDLSASIRKDLPLRQIWTLAEDAG comes from the coding sequence ATGACTTCATGGATGATTCGCGCCGGAAGTGCTGGCGAACGCGAAGACTGGGCTCTCGAAACTGGATGCTCGGGTGCAGGGTTCGGCGAGGTCGCTCCGCTCTATGACGCAGACAGGCGCGATGATGTCGTCGATGCCGTGAACGCGGTGTATTCAGATTCCGGAGATGGAGCGGTCCGGAACTTCGCTGCACAGCTTTGGGCGCTGCGTGGGCGAATGGCCGTTGGAGACCTCGTAGTCATGCCCCTTAAACGGACGCCATCCATCGCTTTGGGAATCATCACGAGCGACTATGAATATCTGGCAGACGAACCTGATATACAGCGTAGACATGTCCGCCGTATCGATTGGAAAGTCACTGACTTAGGCCGAGCGCGCGTCAAACAGGACTTGCTGTATTCGTTGGGTGCCTTCTCCACAATTTGTCAGATCAAAAGAAACGATGCCGAGTTCAGGCTCCGAACGTGCATTGAGCGAGGAGTCGACCCTGGCGCGCGCAACTCCTCCGTAGCAGCGCAGGCTGCCGCCGCGCCCCCAGCTGAGGTGACGATTGGGCAGGAAGAAGCCGATGATTCTGAGGCCAACATTCCGGTCGACCTTGCTCGAGTAGCGGCAGACAGCATTGCCAGTCGTGTCATCGAAGTATTTGCCGGGCACAAGATGGAGTCGCTCGTCGCGGAGATATTGCGAGCGAATGATTACGTCTGCATGGAGCACGGCGCGGGCACGGACGATGGCATCGATCTTGTCGCCGGAAAAGGGCTGCTGGGACTCGAGGCGCCGCGCATCATTGTGCAAGTGAAATCACAGGCATCATCGGTCGACAGCCCAACCGTTCAGCAATTGCACGGAGCCTTGAAGATGCACGATGCTGATCAAGGTCTCTTAGTGGCATGGGGAGGACTCACTAAGGCCGCTCGCAAGCTCGTCGACTCCCATCGCTTCGCCGTGAGGGTGTGGGAAGCGGACGACGTGGTGAACCTTATTGAGCGGCACTACCTGGACTTGTCGGCGTCGATTCGGAAGGATCTGCCGCTTCGGCAGATCTGGACTCTGGCCGAGGACGCCGGGTAG
- a CDS encoding carbohydrate ABC transporter permease, with amino-acid sequence MISSRRDRSVTYVILIVFTIIALVPLVQILSAALSTDQYAQPGLRFPDGLHLENFVHAWTRGHFGSFLGSSVLVAVTVVVAAGIFSIMAAYAFGTMRFPGSKVLFYLFVLGLTIPEEVIVIPLYYGFRDLNLTNTYWALILPQTAQSVAFGTYWMRTYFVSASRSLIEAARLDGASSWGILWRILVPSGRPAITTMIVITFMWTWNEFLLPLVMISSGNHRTVPLGLAFFQGQHSSDISLLAAGAVLVALPVVIVYLIFQRRFIEGMVSGAVKE; translated from the coding sequence GTGATCAGTTCGCGCCGGGACCGGAGCGTCACATACGTCATCTTGATCGTGTTCACGATCATCGCGCTCGTGCCGCTTGTGCAGATCCTGTCGGCGGCGTTGTCGACGGATCAGTACGCTCAGCCGGGCCTGCGGTTCCCGGACGGGTTGCATCTGGAGAACTTCGTGCATGCGTGGACGCGCGGGCACTTCGGTTCGTTCCTCGGATCGTCGGTTCTCGTGGCGGTCACGGTGGTCGTGGCGGCCGGGATCTTTTCCATCATGGCGGCCTATGCGTTCGGCACGATGCGCTTTCCCGGCTCGAAAGTGCTGTTCTACCTGTTCGTCCTCGGGCTGACGATCCCGGAGGAAGTGATAGTGATCCCGCTGTACTACGGGTTTCGGGATCTCAATCTGACGAACACGTATTGGGCGTTGATCCTGCCGCAGACGGCGCAGTCCGTCGCGTTCGGCACGTATTGGATGCGCACGTACTTCGTGTCGGCGTCGCGCTCGCTGATCGAGGCCGCCCGCCTCGACGGCGCGTCGAGTTGGGGCATTTTGTGGAGGATCCTGGTGCCGTCCGGGCGCCCGGCGATCACGACGATGATCGTTATCACCTTCATGTGGACGTGGAACGAATTCCTGCTGCCGCTGGTGATGATCTCGTCGGGGAACCACCGCACCGTGCCGCTTGGACTGGCATTCTTCCAAGGACAGCATTCGTCGGATATTTCCCTGCTGGCAGCCGGCGCAGTGCTCGTCGCCCTGCCCGTGGTCATCGTCTACCTCATCTTCCAGCGGCGCTTCATCGAAGGAATGGTCAGCGGCGCCGTGAAGGAGTAG
- a CDS encoding carbohydrate ABC transporter permease codes for MSLTEKGEAGPGRSARPGGSARRRRPWHVYRRAPGEPRTVGYLYILPALAVFVVFIVLPLLQSVRYSLYDWDGLSPARWAGADNYVALLTDPDLRGAFVHALILLLFYAALPVLIGLLLAATMSRIRVRGLTFFRTVLFLPQVLAMVVVAVAWRWVYAPSGVVNQVLGLIGLGSKGQPWLGNPDLALPAIGIAGTWVGFGLCMVLFMAGVQSIPRELYEAARLDGAGAVREFFAVTLPALRPQIAVATTLTIVAGLRNFDLIYLTTSGGPGNSTSVPAYEVYHRAFELSQVGSAATVGVGLTVVVFVLTAVVSRLVEGKQ; via the coding sequence ATGTCACTGACGGAGAAGGGCGAGGCGGGGCCGGGCCGGTCGGCGCGGCCGGGCGGATCAGCCAGACGGCGGCGGCCGTGGCACGTGTACCGCCGCGCTCCCGGGGAGCCGCGGACCGTCGGATACTTGTACATCCTGCCGGCGCTCGCGGTGTTCGTGGTGTTCATCGTGCTGCCGTTGCTGCAGTCCGTGCGGTACTCGCTCTACGACTGGGACGGGCTGTCGCCGGCGAGGTGGGCGGGCGCCGACAATTACGTTGCGCTGCTGACCGATCCGGATCTGCGCGGCGCGTTCGTGCACGCGCTGATTCTGCTGCTGTTTTATGCGGCGCTGCCGGTGCTCATCGGGCTGTTGTTGGCGGCGACGATGTCAAGGATCCGCGTTCGCGGCCTGACGTTCTTTCGGACGGTCCTGTTTCTTCCGCAAGTGCTGGCCATGGTCGTGGTGGCGGTCGCGTGGCGGTGGGTGTACGCGCCGTCCGGCGTCGTGAACCAGGTGCTCGGGCTCATCGGCCTCGGCTCGAAGGGCCAGCCGTGGCTCGGCAACCCGGACTTGGCGCTGCCGGCAATCGGCATCGCGGGCACGTGGGTGGGGTTCGGCCTGTGCATGGTGCTGTTCATGGCCGGCGTCCAGTCGATTCCGCGCGAGCTGTACGAGGCGGCTCGGCTCGACGGCGCCGGCGCGGTGCGGGAGTTCTTCGCGGTCACGCTTCCGGCGCTCCGGCCGCAGATCGCGGTGGCGACGACGTTGACGATCGTGGCGGGCCTGCGGAACTTCGACTTGATCTACCTGACGACGTCGGGAGGCCCGGGCAACAGCACGTCGGTGCCGGCGTACGAGGTGTACCACCGCGCGTTCGAACTGAGCCAGGTCGGCTCGGCAGCGACGGTCGGCGTCGGCCTGACGGTCGTGGTGTTCGTGCTGACCGCCGTGGTGTCGCGACTGGTGGAGGGTAAGCAGTGA
- a CDS encoding extracellular solute-binding protein produces MKRSSRRIIAAWVALPVAVVLAACSAPGADSGGSKKSTEPTSVSKDVAKAGKVTLREWDQEVRGGQNAEMTRLNKEFMKKYPNVTIKRTSKSFSDLKTTLKLSLSGNHPPDVVEVNQGYPDMVSFVHAGMLMNLDKYAKAYDWKSRYSPALLDLNRVNNSATKFGEGHLYGVSQMGEFIGIYYNQKKLKSLGIKPPKNWSQFEQSLAKIKKAGQLPIQFGNLDKYPAIHTIGLIQAQNQPTKQIRSLVYGGGDTKWTSPGFEKSAKTLQQWTKKGYFPSGPNGIGYDDAAKQFSHGQGAYLITGTWEAADIKKPMGNSLRMMLPPAPAGQQQATTGGESLALSITQKSKHPNVAAAYINFLTSKHAAKVMADTGNLPAVPGATSPKSKYAVDKDMFRDWKKINSVDGLVPYLDYSSPTFYDTITAALQELIGGSLSPKQFADKLQSDVNKFHSQQ; encoded by the coding sequence ATGAAACGCTCTAGCAGAAGGATAATCGCGGCGTGGGTCGCACTTCCGGTCGCTGTGGTGCTCGCCGCCTGCAGTGCCCCGGGCGCAGATTCGGGCGGAAGCAAAAAGTCGACCGAGCCCACGAGCGTGTCGAAGGACGTCGCCAAAGCGGGCAAGGTCACGCTACGCGAATGGGACCAGGAGGTCCGCGGCGGGCAGAACGCCGAGATGACTCGGCTGAACAAAGAGTTCATGAAGAAGTACCCGAACGTGACGATCAAACGCACGTCGAAGAGCTTCTCCGATCTCAAGACCACGCTCAAACTCTCCTTGTCGGGCAATCACCCGCCGGACGTCGTCGAAGTGAACCAGGGTTACCCCGACATGGTGTCCTTCGTGCACGCCGGCATGCTGATGAACCTGGACAAGTACGCGAAGGCGTACGACTGGAAGTCCCGGTACTCGCCCGCGCTGCTCGACTTGAACCGGGTGAACAACTCGGCGACGAAATTCGGTGAAGGCCACCTCTACGGCGTTTCGCAGATGGGCGAGTTCATCGGCATCTACTACAACCAGAAGAAGCTGAAGTCGCTCGGCATCAAACCGCCAAAGAACTGGTCGCAGTTCGAGCAGAGCTTGGCGAAGATCAAGAAGGCCGGTCAGTTGCCGATCCAGTTCGGCAATCTGGACAAGTACCCCGCCATTCACACGATCGGGCTGATTCAGGCGCAAAACCAGCCGACGAAGCAGATTCGCTCGCTCGTGTACGGGGGCGGGGATACGAAGTGGACGAGCCCCGGATTTGAAAAGTCGGCAAAGACGCTTCAGCAGTGGACGAAGAAGGGGTACTTCCCGTCCGGGCCGAACGGCATCGGATACGACGACGCCGCGAAGCAGTTCTCCCACGGGCAGGGCGCCTACCTGATCACCGGGACCTGGGAGGCCGCGGACATTAAGAAGCCGATGGGCAACTCGCTACGGATGATGCTTCCGCCGGCGCCCGCCGGGCAGCAACAAGCCACGACCGGCGGCGAGAGCCTGGCGCTGAGTATCACGCAGAAGTCCAAGCATCCGAATGTTGCCGCGGCGTACATCAACTTCCTCACCAGCAAGCACGCGGCAAAGGTCATGGCCGACACCGGCAACCTGCCCGCCGTGCCCGGTGCGACCTCGCCGAAGTCGAAGTACGCGGTCGACAAGGACATGTTCCGGGACTGGAAGAAGATCAACAGCGTCGATGGTCTGGTGCCGTACCTCGACTACTCGTCGCCGACCTTCTACGACACGATCACGGCCGCGCTGCAAGAACTCATTGGCGGCAGTCTCAGCCCGAAACAGTTCGCGGACAAGCTGCAATCCGACGTCAACAAGTTCCACAGCCAGCAGTAA